The genome window GACAAATAAAAATCGTTTTTGCAAAAACGTTAAGTACTTTGCAAAAAAAGACCTACTGACTTTCATCAGTAGGTCTTCATTCAGTTAATAATAAATGTGTGAGGGGTTAAGCCGCTTCACTTTTACCATCAAAATCATTACGAATCAGGTAATCAAAGGCTCCCAGTGCTGCACGAGCGCCATCTCCCATTGCCATAATAATTTGTTTATATGGGATAGTAGTGACATCACCTGCGGCAAATACACCCGGCAAAGATGTTTGGCCATGGTTATCGATTTCTATCTCACCAAATTTACTCAGTTCAATAGTGCCTTTTAACCAATCGGTGTTTGGCAACAGACCAATCTGTACAAACACAGCATTCAATTCAACCGTGTGCTGTTGTTCAGTCGCTCTGTCCATGTAAATCAGCCCATTGACTTTGCCATCGTCTCCTGTGATTTCAGTTGTTTGGGCACCCGTGATGACCTTAACATTATCCAAAGAGAACAGTTTTTTCTGTAACACCGCATCGGCACGTAATTCACCGTTAAATTCAATCAATGTCACATGACCGACAATGCCTGCCAAATCAATCGCGGCTTCAACACCCGAGTTACCGCCACCTATGACCGCAACAGGTTTACCTTTAAATAAAGGCCCATCACAGTGAGGGCAATAAGCGACGCCATGACCACGGTATTCTTTTTCACCTGGCACACCCAGCTCACGCCAGCGAGCACCAGTAGCAAGGATCACCGTTTTACTTGAAAGCGTTGCACCACTCTCCAGTTCAACATCGATCATCTTGCCATTCTTTTTCAGACTGCTTGCACGTTGAAGATTCATCACGTCTACCTCATATTGTTTGACGTGTTCTTCTAATGCAGCAACCAATTTTGGTCCTTCTGTTTCTTTGACAGAAATAAAGTTTTCAATCGCCATGGTATCCATGACCTGACCACCAAAGCGTTCAGCCACAATACCTGTACGAATACCTTTACGTGAGGCATAGATAGAGGCAGAAGCACCCGCTGGACCACCACCAATAATCAACACATCAAAATCTTCTTTTGCGCTGATTTTTTCAGCTTCACGCTTCACTGCACCTGTATCCAGTTTGGCGATGATTTCAGGCAGGCTCATACGGCCTGAGCCAAAATTCTCACCATTCAGGTAGACCGTTGGCACCGCCATAATTTTTCGCTGGTCCACCTCTTCCTGATATAACGCACCATCAATCATGGTATGCGAAATATTCGGATTATGAACGGCCATTACGTTTAATGCCTGAACGACTTCCGGGCAGTTTTGGCATGAAAGTGAAATATACGTTTCAAAGTGGTATTCCCCTTCCAGCCCTTTAATCTGGTCGATCACTTCCTGATCGAGTTTGGTTGGATGCCCACCGACATGTAGCAGAGCCAACACCA of Methylophaga marina contains these proteins:
- the ahpF gene encoding alkyl hydroperoxide reductase subunit F, which gives rise to MLDANIAGQLKGYLQNIKRPIELIAALDDSAKATEMRDLLQEIADMSGDITFADDADSDSRKPSFQIKQPDGQEKIRFAGIPMGHEFTSLVLALLHVGGHPTKLDQEVIDQIKGLEGEYHFETYISLSCQNCPEVVQALNVMAVHNPNISHTMIDGALYQEEVDQRKIMAVPTVYLNGENFGSGRMSLPEIIAKLDTGAVKREAEKISAKEDFDVLIIGGGPAGASASIYASRKGIRTGIVAERFGGQVMDTMAIENFISVKETEGPKLVAALEEHVKQYEVDVMNLQRASSLKKNGKMIDVELESGATLSSKTVILATGARWRELGVPGEKEYRGHGVAYCPHCDGPLFKGKPVAVIGGGNSGVEAAIDLAGIVGHVTLIEFNGELRADAVLQKKLFSLDNVKVITGAQTTEITGDDGKVNGLIYMDRATEQQHTVELNAVFVQIGLLPNTDWLKGTIELSKFGEIEIDNHGQTSLPGVFAAGDVTTIPYKQIIMAMGDGARAALGAFDYLIRNDFDGKSEAA